The genomic interval ATCTGGTGGTCGGCGACCGCGAACGCCCGGGACGTCCACGGGTCGAGATACTCCATCCCGTCCTGGGTGTAGACCCGGAGCAGCCCCTCGGCCCGGAGCAGCCGGTTCACGTCCACCGGCCGGCTCGCCTCGGTGATGCCGTACTCCGACAGCACCACCACGGTCGCGTTCCGGGCGGCCGCCGCGTCCAGCAGCGGGCCGAGTACCCCGTCCAGTTCGCTCGCGGCGGCCGCCGCCTGCGGAGACGACGGGCCGAAGCGTTGCAGGTCGTAGTCGAGGTGCGGGACGTAGACCAGGGTCAGGTCCGGGTTCTTCTCCGCCATGATCTGCTCGGCGGCCCGGCAGATCCACCGCGACGACGGCAGCCCCGCCCCCGGCCCCCAGTACGTGAAGAGCGGGAACCCGCCCAGCTTCCCGGTCAGCTCGTCGTGCAGCTCCGGCGGGTCGGTGTAGCAGTCGGGCTCCTTGCGCCCGTCGGCGTAGTAGATCGGCCGGGGCGTCACCGTCCAGTTCACGTCGGCGCCCATCGCGTACCACCAGCAGACGTTCGCCACGGTGTAGTCCGGGCGCTCCCGGCGGGCCGCCTGCCAGACCTTCTCCCCACCCATCAGCGCGTGGTGCTGCCGCCAGAGGAAGACCTCGCCCAGCTCCCGGAAGTACCAGCCGTTGCCGACGATGCCGTGCTCGGCCGGGAGCGCCCCGGTGAGCAGGGTCGCCTGCGCCGAGCAGGTCACTGCCGGCAGCACGGTGCCGAGTTCGGCCCGGCAGCCGGCGTCGGCCACGGCGCGCAGCCGGGGCATGTGGGCGAGCAGTCGGGGGGTCAGCCCGACCACGTCGATCACGACCAGTGGGTCAGCCATCGTGCCTCCTCGGCGCGGAAACGGGGGCGGCGGCCGGGCCGGCGGGCGAGGCGGAGTCCTCGGTCAGTCCGAGCGCGACCAGTTCGTCGCGGGCGAAGGCCAGTTCGGCGGCGATCCCGCCGGCCAGCTCCGCGTCCGATCCCGGGCGCTGCCCGGCCGGCAGCACCCCCCAGGTGTACGTCTCGACGTCCAGGTGGTCGCAGCCGGCGACCGGCCCGGCGAACAGCTCCCGCAGCGCGTCCCGGAGCACCGGCACGGTGGACTCCAGCGGCGCGGCGGGTACGGCGTGCAGCGGTACGTGGTAGTGCACCCGCCAGGCGCCGGGCAGGTTGGCGTCCAGCGCCGCGTCCAGGTCGTCGGCGGCGTGTGCCGGGTCGGCCGGGTCGGCGGCCCCTCCGCAGGCGTCGGTGCGGGTCTGGTGCAGGAAGCGCGGTTCGACGTACCCGCGCAGCACGTCGGCGGCGGCGACCGGGTCGGCGGCGGCCAGCGCGGCCGAGACCTGCACCTTCACCACCGGCAGCCCGGCGGCGCGGAGCCGGCCGAGCGCCTGGGCCGGATCCTCCCAGGCGCAGGCGAGGTGGGCCAGGTCGAGGCAGATGCCGAGCCGGTCGGTGTCCACCCGGGACAGTGTGGCGACCGCCTGGCCGGTCGACTCGACCACGCAGCCCGGTTCCGGCTCGAAGCCGACCCGGACCGCCCGGCCGGTACGCCAGGCGATCTGGGTCAGCCCGGCGGCCAGCTCGTCCAGCACCCGGGCCGCCCGGTCGGCCTGGCGCCGCTCCCAGGGCTGGCGCCAGGCCAGCGGCAGGGTGGAGACCGAGCCCCGGACGGCGTCGTCGGGAAGCAGGTCGACCAGTACGGTGGCCAGGTTCAGGGTGTAGACCAGCCGCTCCCGGGTGGTCCAGTCCGGGTGGTAGACGGCCTGCTTCACCACCGGCGCGTGGAAGGACTGGTAGGGGAACCCGTTCAGGGTGACCACCTCCAGCCCGCGCGCGGCCAGCTCGGCGCGCAGCCGCCGCCGGGTCTGCGGGTCGGCGGCGAGCCCGGCCGCCACCGGCGCGGCCAGCCACAGCCCCAGTCCGAGTACGTCGGCGCCGAGCCGTTCCCGGATCGGCACCGCGTACGTGTCGAGCTGTCCCAGCACCCCGGCCAGGTCCTCGGCCGGATGCACGTTGGTGCAGTAGCTCAGGTGCACCAGTTGCCCGTCGGCGTGCCGCAGCCGCATCAGCTACCGCCCCGCAGGATCGAGTTCCCCTCGAAGGTGCCGGGCGGCGCCGCGCCGGAGGACTCGTCCGCGTCTTCGAGGTCCAGCCGGCCGGACTGGCCGTAGAACTCCACCGGGTTGCGCCAGAGCACCCGGTCGACGTCGTCGTCGTCGAATCCGGCGGCCAGCATCGCCTCACCGGTGGCCCGGGTCAGCAGCGGATCCGACCGGCCCCAGTCGGCGGCCGAGTTGACCAGCATCCGCTCGGTGCCGTACTTCCGGAGCAGCTCGACCATCCTCGGCGGCGACATCTTCGTCTCCGGATAGATGGAGAAGCCGAGCCAGCAGCCGGTGTCCCGGACCAGCGGCACCGTCACCTCGTTGAGGTGGTCGATCACCACCCGGCCGGGGTCGAGCCCGGACTCGGCGACCACCGCGAGGCTGCGCTCGGTGCCCCGGGCCTTGTCCCGGTGCGGGGTGTGCACCAGCGCCGGCAGCTCGTGCTCGACCGCCAGGGCGAGCTGGGCGGCGAAGACCTCGTCCTCCTCCGGCGTCATCGAGTCGTAGCCGACCTCGCCGACCGCCACCACGCCGTCCTTGTCCAGATAGCGGGGCAGCAGGTCGAGCACCTCGCGGCAGCGCGGATCGTTGGCCTCCTTCGGGTTCAGCGCGATCGTGGCGTGGTGCCGGATGCCGAACTGGCCGGCCCGGAACGGCTCCCAGCCGACCAGCGAGTCGAAGTAGTCGACGAAGGAGGCGGCGCTGGTCCGGGGTTGGCCGAGCCAGAACGCCGGCTCCACCAGGGCGCGTACCCCGGCGGCGGCCATCCGTTCGTAGTCGTCGGTGGTCCGCGAGGTCATGTGGATGTGCGGGTCGAAGATCCTCATCACGCCTCCTCCGCGCCCGGCCCGGTCGGGGTCCCCGACCGGTCGAGCGTGCTCAGTCGATCCAGCAACGCGGTCGCGTCGGCCGGCATCTCCCGGCCGGCCGCCCGGCGCTCGTCGGCGAAGCCGGCCAGCATGCCGGCCAGCTCGGCGTCGGCCCGCTCGTCGAGCCTGTGCACGGCGGCCAGCGGGATGCCGGTGAAGACGCACTTGAGCACCGCCTGCCGCCAGGCGGCCTGGTCGAGCCGGTCGGCGTACGGGCCGAGGGCGGCGGCGACCAGCCGGGTGTCGTTGGTCCGGATCGCGTCGTGCAGCAGCGGCACCCCGGCGTCGCCGACCGGCAGCAGCGGCAGGGCCCGGAGTACCGCCCGCTTCTCGGCCGCGTCGCCCTCGCGGTAGCGGGCCTCGACCTGGCCGGGCAGCTCGGCCGGGGGCAGCGCACCGAGCAGCAGTACCCGGGCGGCGTCGTCGGCGGACCAGTGCGGCAGGTCGGGCAGGGGTGCCCGGCCACACCTGCGGCCGGCCGCGGCGAAGAGCCGGCCGATCGCGGACGGTTCGGCCCCGACCCGACGTAACGCCTCGGCCAGCCACGGGTCGGGCGGCCGCCCGTCGGGTACGGCCAGCAGTGCCGCCCGCAGTCGTTCCAGTTCCGGTTCCGGTTCCATCCGGTCCTCCCCAGTCTTTCCGGTGTGGATGGTGGTCGCGGTCCCCCCGGTGGTGGTGCTTCGTCAGTCGGGTGTGCCGGTCACCGCCCCCGGTCC from Plantactinospora sp. BC1 carries:
- a CDS encoding alkaline phosphatase family protein, which gives rise to MADPLVVIDVVGLTPRLLAHMPRLRAVADAGCRAELGTVLPAVTCSAQATLLTGALPAEHGIVGNGWYFRELGEVFLWRQHHALMGGEKVWQAARRERPDYTVANVCWWYAMGADVNWTVTPRPIYYADGRKEPDCYTDPPELHDELTGKLGGFPLFTYWGPGAGLPSSRWICRAAEQIMAEKNPDLTLVYVPHLDYDLQRFGPSSPQAAAAASELDGVLGPLLDAAAARNATVVVLSEYGITEASRPVDVNRLLRAEGLLRVYTQDGMEYLDPWTSRAFAVADHQIAHVYVKDPADVPAVAKLCAGLSGVAEVLDAAGKAAHGLDHERAGELVLVAEPDAWFSYYYWLDDARAPDFARLVEIHRKPGYDPAELFFDPAAPGAAKRRAAVALARKKLGMRYLMSVVGLDAGARAVRGSHGRLPADPADGPVLICSDRSAARDRYQATEVKSLLLRLAGVDSAAAGPAGAVPAAAGPAGVDPASAGGGRS
- the eboE gene encoding metabolite traffic protein EboE, translating into MRLRHADGQLVHLSYCTNVHPAEDLAGVLGQLDTYAVPIRERLGADVLGLGLWLAAPVAAGLAADPQTRRRLRAELAARGLEVVTLNGFPYQSFHAPVVKQAVYHPDWTTRERLVYTLNLATVLVDLLPDDAVRGSVSTLPLAWRQPWERRQADRAARVLDELAAGLTQIAWRTGRAVRVGFEPEPGCVVESTGQAVATLSRVDTDRLGICLDLAHLACAWEDPAQALGRLRAAGLPVVKVQVSAALAAADPVAAADVLRGYVEPRFLHQTRTDACGGAADPADPAHAADDLDAALDANLPGAWRVHYHVPLHAVPAAPLESTVPVLRDALRELFAGPVAGCDHLDVETYTWGVLPAGQRPGSDAELAGGIAAELAFARDELVALGLTEDSASPAGPAAAPVSAPRRHDG
- a CDS encoding EboA domain-containing protein; amino-acid sequence: MEPEPELERLRAALLAVPDGRPPDPWLAEALRRVGAEPSAIGRLFAAAGRRCGRAPLPDLPHWSADDAARVLLLGALPPAELPGQVEARYREGDAAEKRAVLRALPLLPVGDAGVPLLHDAIRTNDTRLVAAALGPYADRLDQAAWRQAVLKCVFTGIPLAAVHRLDERADAELAGMLAGFADERRAAGREMPADATALLDRLSTLDRSGTPTGPGAEEA
- a CDS encoding TatD family hydrolase: MRIFDPHIHMTSRTTDDYERMAAAGVRALVEPAFWLGQPRTSAASFVDYFDSLVGWEPFRAGQFGIRHHATIALNPKEANDPRCREVLDLLPRYLDKDGVVAVGEVGYDSMTPEEDEVFAAQLALAVEHELPALVHTPHRDKARGTERSLAVVAESGLDPGRVVIDHLNEVTVPLVRDTGCWLGFSIYPETKMSPPRMVELLRKYGTERMLVNSAADWGRSDPLLTRATGEAMLAAGFDDDDVDRVLWRNPVEFYGQSGRLDLEDADESSGAAPPGTFEGNSILRGGS